In Malus sylvestris chromosome 16, drMalSylv7.2, whole genome shotgun sequence, the following are encoded in one genomic region:
- the LOC126608977 gene encoding uncharacterized protein LOC126608977 has protein sequence MGCFLACFGFSKKKKRRKPATKAAGGDHRRVSYVPLDSSVTIIGIDGAKECSKSELCRDKAKEQTRLKTRKKVSFNPNVQTYEPISTDYRSLESYEEEDLEEKNVKSLSTSAPKRDSTTLRLGLFPSNYRYQNVRDSYEEEEGDSDDNDIDVDDEDDYYDDDEESDIDEQRTSREGFSEELCSASRNGESEYPNARDYKYVHSVLSPVENLIQWKAAKAKTAAPQKHQKENIAIFQPPQMPYSSRSNVNRFTKPLLQQIPVHASLSSWLNSQSSN, from the exons ATGGGGTGTTTTCTTGCCTGTTTCGGTTTCTCTAAGAAGAAAAAGCGGCGAAAACCGGCTACTAAAGCCGCCGGTGGTGACCAT AGACGTGTGAGTTATGTACCACTCGATTCATCTGTCACAATTATTGGTATTGATGGTGCAAAAGAATGTTCGAAATCTGAACTATGCAG AGACAAGGCAAAGGAGCAGACAAGGTTGAAAACCCGAAAGAAAGTTAGCTTCAATCCGAATGTGCAGACCTATGAGCCTATTTCGACCGATTACCGTTCCTTGGAGAGCTATGAGGAGGAAGACTTGGAAGAAAAGAATGTCAAAAGCCTTTCCACTTCAGCACCTAAAAGGGATTCAACTACATTGAGATTGGGACTGTTTCCCTCAAACTACAGGTACCAAAATGTACGGGACAGCTACGAAGAAGAGGAAGGCGATTCAGATGACAATGATATTGACGTTGATGATGAGGATGACTactatgatgatgatgaagagagTGATATCGATGAACAACGAACAAGCCGAGAAGGGTTTTCGGAGGAACTATGTTCTGCCTCTAGAAATGGAGAATCGGAGTATCCAAATGCTAGAGATTATAAGTATGTGCATTCTGTACTGAGTCCAGTAGAGAATCTCATACAGTGGAAAGCAGCGAAAGCGAAAACAGCAGCACCACAAAAGCACCAAAAGGAGAATATTGCAATATTTCAACCACCCCAGATGCCTTATAGCAGCAGGTCGAATGTTAACCGGTTCACGAAACCTCTACTGCAACAAATCCCAGTTCATGCCAGTCTTTCGAGTTGGTTAAATTCGCAAAGTAGTAATTAG
- the LOC126608978 gene encoding uncharacterized protein LOC126608978 gives MDTDAKDASTANGCKTETKSDTGDSQKVEENVNGDEDSESNSLLPPRRGGMSRKTNKTRRKVQWNDRNGNKLVEVLEFEPSDVSDSDDDDADSCICTIM, from the exons ATGGATACGGATGCTAAGGATGCCAGTACTGCTAATGGGTGTAAAACTGAGACGAAGTCGGATACCGGAGACTCTCAGAAAGTTGAGGAAAATGTTAATGGAGATGAAGACAGTGAGTCTAATTCTTTGTTGCCTCCTCGGAGAGGGGGCATGTCGAGGAAAACGAATAAGACTCGGCGAAAAGTGCAGTGGAATGATAGGAATGGGAATAAGCTTGTTGAGGTCCTGGAATTCGAACCAAG CGATGTTAGTGATTCTGATGATGACGATGCAGATTCTTGCATATGTACTATCATGTAG